The following DNA comes from Deinococcota bacterium.
CGGCATCGGCACGAGGGGACCCGGCGAGACCAAACTCGAGGTCGACCGGCGCCGCATCCGCGACCGCATCACCTCCTTAGAGGGCGAGGTGACGCAGATAAGCAAGCGCCGGAGCGAGCGCCGCAAGAGCCGCACCCGCTCCTTAACCCCGGTGATCGCCCTCGTCGGCTACACCAACGCCGGCAAGTCCACCCTCTTTAACGCGCTCAGCAAGTCCGACGTCTTGAGCCAGAACAGGCTCTTTGCCACTTTGAGGCCCACCACTAGGGAAGGCTGGCTGCCCGGCCTCGGCCAGTGGGGCGCCAAGGTGCTCTTTACCGATACCGTCGGCTTTATCCGCGACCTCCCTGACGAGCTGGTGAACGCCTTTCGCGCCACCTTAGAGGAGCTTCACGACGCCGACGTGCTGCTCCACGTCGTCGACGGCGCGAGCCCAGGAGCGCCCGACCGGGTGGCCTCGGTCAACCGGATTTTGGACGACCTGGCGCTCGAGGTGCCGCGCTTAGTGGTCATCAACAAAGGCGACATCGCCGACCCCGACGTGCTGCGCCAGCTTGGGGAGCGCTATGAGGCGCAAGCCGTCTCCGCCGTGACGGGTGAGGGTATGGGCGAACTCAAGGATTACTTGGCGGGCTGGCTCGAGTCACCCCGCTACACCGCCCCCGACTCCGATTCCGCCGCCTCCTACGGCTGGCGCTAGCCTCTACGCGGGGGCTGCTATGTGAGGGCCGCTTGCAGACCGCGCCGATTTAAAACTGCCTTTTCCTAAACCGCGTCGCTGACGCGCATGTTGGCGGTGGCGTAAGTCTGTCACGGTTCACGGCGTGCCCGTAGGCGTTCTGGAAGTTCTCGTCTTGTTTCGTCAGCGCACCATGAGCCCTTGTCCTAACACCCCGGTGACTGCCTGAGCGAGCTTTTCTCCCTCGTGGATGGATAGGGGGTCATTGTCGAGCAGGCCGTCCATGGCCAGCACCGCCAGCCCGTGCACGAGCGACCAGGCCGCCAGTGCGAACGGCTCGGGATTTCCCGGAGGCATGAGGCCCTCCTCTTGACAGACGAGAATGCCGCTTAGGAGCACGCTGTAAGGGGCGTGTGCCGCCGCTGCGATAGAGGTGACGTCTTGGTCCGCTTCCTGCTTGCGTTGGCGCAACTCGGGACGGTTCATGAGACGAAACTCGGCGGGGTGCTCGAGCGCGAAGCGAACGTAAGCGACGCCGATAGCACGTAAGCGACTGATGGAAGGTCCAGCTGTGGTGTCCCACGCACCTTGGAGGGCGCGGGTAAAGGCGTGGAAAGCCTCAATGGCAAGGGCTTCGATGAGGCGGGCCTTAGCGGGGAAGTGATGATAGGGAGCGGCGTGACTGACGCCTGCACGCCTCGCGACCTCGCGGAGGGTGACGCCGTCGACGCCGCGTTCTGT
Coding sequences within:
- a CDS encoding TetR/AcrR family transcriptional regulator, which gives rise to MSKNAAYHHGDLRHALLKAGLELLTERGVDGVTLREVARRAGVSHAAPYHHFPAKARLIEALAIEAFHAFTRALQGAWDTTAGPSISRLRAIGVAYVRFALEHPAEFRLMNRPELRQRKQEADQDVTSIAAAAHAPYSVLLSGILVCQEEGLMPPGNPEPFALAAWSLVHGLAVLAMDGLLDNDPLSIHEGEKLAQAVTGVLGQGLMVR
- the hflX gene encoding GTPase HflX — encoded protein: IIHEPRAVHQLEQLDILELITSLEEEMQRSATSRETTRSSKERAVLVGLNTGEDLFESDARLDELSELARSAGAVVAQRSQQHRKTPDARTLIGRGKLQEVVSTAYHEDADMIIFDRELNPAQAREIEEETKLKVLDRTQLILDIFAQNARGREAQVQVELAQLNYQITRLAGRGEAMSRLGGGIGTRGPGETKLEVDRRRIRDRITSLEGEVTQISKRRSERRKSRTRSLTPVIALVGYTNAGKSTLFNALSKSDVLSQNRLFATLRPTTREGWLPGLGQWGAKVLFTDTVGFIRDLPDELVNAFRATLEELHDADVLLHVVDGASPGAPDRVASVNRILDDLALEVPRLVVINKGDIADPDVLRQLGERYEAQAVSAVTGEGMGELKDYLAGWLESPRYTAPDSDSAASYGWR